In Carassius gibelio isolate Cgi1373 ecotype wild population from Czech Republic chromosome B2, carGib1.2-hapl.c, whole genome shotgun sequence, a single genomic region encodes these proteins:
- the ndufv2 gene encoding NADH dehydrogenase [ubiquinone] flavoprotein 2, mitochondrial → MFLSSTLRSAVSYAARQVRSVHQTSARAGAGGIFVHRDTPDNNPDTPFEFTTENMKRVEAIMNNYPEGHKAAATIPVLDVAQRQHGWLPISAMNRVAEILGIAPMRVYEVATFYTMFLRQPVGKYHLQICTTTPCMLCDSDSILEAIQNKLGIKVGETTADKLFTLTEVECLGACVNAPMVQINDNYYEDLKPSDIEQIIDELKAGRVPPPGPRSGRFSCEPAGGLTSLTEPPPGPGFGVRADL, encoded by the exons ATGTTTTTATCTTCAACTCTGCGCTCTGCCGTTTCTTATGCG GCGAGGCAGGTCCGGAGCGTGCACCAGACATCGGCTCGAGCCGGAGCAGGAGGAATCTTTGTG CACAGAGACACACCggacaacaacccagacactccTTTTGAATTCACCACAGAGAACATGAAG AGAGTTGAGGCCATCATGAATAATTACCCAGAGGGACACAAGGCGGCCGCCACTATTCCTGTGCTGGATGTGGCTCAGAGGCAGCACGGATGGCTTCCCATTTCAGCAATGAACAGG GTGGCAGAGATCCTGGGCATCGCTCCAATGAGAGTTTATGAAGTAGCCACTTTCTACACCATGTTCCTCCGTCAGCCGGTGGGAAAGTACCACCTCCAGATCTGCACCACGACGCCCTGCATGCTCTGTGACTCCGACAGCATTCTGGAGGCCATCCAGAACAAACTGG GTATTAAAGTCGGTGAGACCACAGCAGATAAATTATTCACGCTCACAGAAGTCGAATGTCTCGGGGCTTGTGTGAACGCACCAATGGTCCAAATCAACGATAACTATTAT GAGGATCTTAAACCGTCAGACATTGAGCAGATTATTGATGAACTGAAGGCAGGCCGAGTTCCTCCTCCTGGACCCAG AAGCGGGCGTTTTTCATGTGAACCTGCCGGAGGTTTAACCTCGCTAACTGAGCCTCCTCCTGGACCGGGCTTTGGTGTGAGAGCTGACCTGTAA
- the LOC127951676 gene encoding acetyl-coenzyme A synthetase, cytoplasmic-like: MSPVSVSTNRDVPGQEEKTYHPSHGLFTDAHVPDFDAYLALYKKSTEEPEDFWADVAQEFYWKKSPPGPMLQYNFDVNKGKIYIKFMEGAKTNICYNVLDRNVHERNLGEKVAYYWEGNSPDHHQNITYIQLLRNVCRCANALKLLGVKKGDRVAIYLPMIPELVYTMLACARIGAVHLIVFAGFSSESLCERIMDAQCNILVTADGVYRGDKLINLKKIASDALERCKESTASRVQKCVVVKHHAFRTNTDASDKLQTPWDESCDIWWDDLMESVSDECEPEWMDSEDPLFILYTSGSTGKPKGVLHTISGYMLYTSLTFKYVFDYHHDDVYWCTADIGWITGHSYITYGPLANGATSVLFEGVPVYPHVGRLWEIIEKYGVSKFYTAPTVIRLLMKYGREPLQRYDLSCLRVLGSVGEPINPEAWLWYYDVVGQHRCPVIDTFWQTETGGHVLTPLPAATPLKPGSATFPFFGVQPAVLNEHGEELEGEAEGYLVFRKPWPGIMRGLYGNQEGFESTYFRKFPGFYVTGDGCRRDKDGYYWITGRIDDMLNVSGHLLSTAEVEAALTEHPSVAEAAVVSRPHAVKGECLYCFVTLKDHKEFNRTLMEELKRKVREKIGPIATPDFIQNAPGLPKTRSGKIMRRVLRQIARNEKDLGDLSALADPKIVEVLFNQRCEASA; the protein is encoded by the exons ATGTCTCCAGTTTCAGTCTCCACCAACAGAGATGTCCCAGGACAAGAGGAGAAGACCTACCATCCATCCCATGGCCTGTTCACTGATGCACACGTGCCAGACTTTGATGCATATCTTGCCTTATACAAAAAGTCTACAGAAGAGCCTGAAG ACTTCTGGGCTGATGTTGCTCAAGAGTTTTACTGGAAGAAGTCTCCGCCAGGCCCGATGCTGCAGTATAACTTTGATGTCAACAAGGGGAAGATTTACATCAAGTTCATGGAGGGAGCAAAAACCAACATCTGCTACAACGTCCTTGACCGAAATGTCCATGAGAGGAACCTGGGAGAGAAAGTGGCTTACTACTG GGAGGGAAACTCACCTGATCATCACCAGAACATCACCTACATCCAGCTGTTGAGAAACGTGTGCCGATGTGCCAATGCACTGAAGCTGTTGG GTGTGAAGAAAGGTGACAGAGTCGCCATCTACTTACCCATGATTCCAGAGCTGGTGTACACGATGCTGGCCTGTGCGAGAATCGGCGCTGTTCACTTGATAGTG TTTGCAGGTTTCTCGTCTGAGTCTCTGTGCGAGAGGATCATGGATGCTCAGTGCAACATCCTGGTAACAGCAG ATGGGGTTTACAGAGGTGACAAGCTGATCAATCTGAAGAAGATTGCGTCTGATGCTCTGGAGCGCTGTAAGGAGAG CACGGCCTCGCGTGTTCAGAAGTGTGTGGTGGTCAAACATCATGCCTTCAGAACAAACACTGATGCGTCTGACAAACTACAG acCCCGTGGGATGAATCATGTGACATTTGGTGGGATGATCTGATGGAGAGTGTGTCAGACGAGTGTGAACCGGAGTGGATGGACTCCGAAGATCCTCTCTTCATACTTTACACAAGCGGCTCGACCGGAAAACCCAAG GGGGTCCTTCACACCATCTCTGGATATATGCTCTACACATCGCTGACCTTCAAATATGTTTTCGATTATCACCATGATGATGTTTACTGGTGCACTGCAGACATTGGCTGGATCACAGGCCACTCCTACATCACGTACGGCCCGCTAGCCAACGGTGCCACCAGCGTACTG TTTGAAGGGGTGCCGGTGTATCCTCATGTGGGCAGACTGTGGGAGATCATTGAGAAGTACGGAGTCTCCAAGTTCTACACTGCACCCACTGTTATAAGACTGCTGATGAAATACGGGAGAGAACCACTGCagcg GTATGATCTGTCATGTCTGCGTGTGTTGGGTTCGGTTGGTGAACCCATAAACCCGGAGGCTTGGCTTTGGTATTATGATGTTGTGGGTCAGCATCGCTGTCCGGTTATTGACACCTTCTGGCAAACAGAGACG GGTGGCCATGTTTTGACTCCACTTCCAGCTGCTACACCACTGAAGCCCGGCTCTGCT ACATTCCCATTTTTTGGGGTCCAGCCTGCCGTTCTCAACGAACATGGAGAAGAACTAGAGGGCGAGGCGGAGGGATACCTG GTTTTCCGGAAGCCCTGGCCAGGAATCATGAGGGGTCTGTACGGGAATCAGGAGGGCTTTGAGAGCACCTACTTCAGAAAATTCCCAGGATTCTATGTGACAGGAGATg GCTGCAGACGAGACAAGGACGGATATTACTGGATCACCGGCCGCATCGATGACATGCTGAACGTCTCTG GTCATCTGTTGAGCACAGCAGAGGTGGAGGCGGCTCTGACCGAACACCCGTCAGTGGCTGAAGCTGCGGTGGTCAGTCGGCCTCACGCAGTGAAGGGAGAGTGTCTGTACTGCTTCGTCACTCTGAAAGACCACAAAGAGTTCAACCGCACGCTGATGGAGGAACTAAAGAGAAAAG TGAGGGAGAAGATCGGACCAATCGCCACCCCAGATTTCATCCAGAACGCTCCAGGGCTTCCCAAAACACGCTCAG GTAAGATCATGCGAAGAGTTCTGCGACAAATCGCCCGCAATGAAAAAGACCTGGGTGACCTTTCAGCCCTGGCTGACCCCAAGATTGTGGAGGTGCTGTTCAACCAAAGATGTGAAGCATCAGCGTAA